A region from the Lolium perenne isolate Kyuss_39 chromosome 4, Kyuss_2.0, whole genome shotgun sequence genome encodes:
- the LOC127293543 gene encoding uncharacterized protein — MTMTAYTYQAQAMMRDYLLADPLVPYTSVLIGVVLCKMTYDLTRVLSSFYFKGYSSLTKIQRIEWNNRGMSSAHAIFITAISLYLVVTTDLFSDRIKGPITFRSSIISTSALGVSVGYFITDLAMIFWAYPSLGGMEYVLHHTISLVAIAYTMLSGEGQFYTYMILISESTTPEINMRWFLDTAGLKKSSAYLVNGIMIFVVWLVARIFLFLYVFYHIYLHYSQVVQMHLFGYYLVLTVPSVLFVMNAVWFSKILKGVKKTLSKWS, encoded by the exons ATGACGATGACGGCCTACACGTACCAGGCTCAGGCCATGATGAGGGACTACCTGCTGGCCGATCCGCTCGTCCCCTACACCTCGGTGCTCATTGGCGTTGTCTTGTGCAAGATG ACTTATGATCTCACAAGGGTACTGAGCTCATTTTACTTCAAGGGCTATTCTTCTTTGACAAAGATACAGCGTATTGAATGGAACAACAG GGGTATGTCCAGTGCACATGCGATCTTTATCACGGCTATATCATTATATCTTGTCGTGACTACAGATCTTTTCTCTGACCGCATCAAGGGTCCTATTACATTCCGTAGTTCGATCATCTCCACTTCTGCATTAGGG GTCTCTGTGGGTTATTTCATCACTGATCTTGCTATGATCTTCTGGGCTTATCCTTCCCTTGGTGGAATGGAATAT GTACTCCACCATACCATTTCTCTAGTTGCAATAGCTTACACAATGTTGTCAGGGGAGGGGCAGTTTTACACATACATGATTCTTATTTCAGAATCAACCACCCCTGAAATCAACATGAGATG GTTCCTTGACACTGCTGGACTTAAGAAGTCGAGCGCCTACCTGGTTAATGGTATTATGATATTTGTTGTATGGCTG GTGGCAAGGATATTTTTGTTCCTATATGTCTTTTACCACATCTATCTTCACTACAGTCAG GTAGTGCAGATGCATTTGTTCGGTTATTACCTGGTATTGACTGTGCCATCGGTGCTTTTTGTCATGAACGCCGTGTGGTTTTCGAAGATTTTGAAAGGGGTGAAGAAAACACTGTCGAAATGGTCATGA
- the LOC127293544 gene encoding ras-related protein Rab5A: MAATSGNKIRNAKLVLLGDVGAGKSSLVLRFVKGQFVEFQESTIGAAFFSQTLAVNDETVKFEIWDTAGQERYHSLAPMYYRGAAAAIVVYDISNQASFTRAKKWVQELQAQGNQNTVVALAGNKADLVETRQVQIEEAKTYAQENGLFFMETSAKTATNVNDIFYEIAKRLLQGQAAQNPQAGMILSQRPNERVVSASSCCS; encoded by the exons ATGGCGGCTACCTCCGGGAACAAGATCCGCAACGCCAAACTG GTTCTTCTTGGTGATGTGGGTGCTGGAAAATCCAGCTTGGTGCTTCGGTTTGTAAAAGGACAATTTGTTGAATTCCAA GAATCGACAATTGGAGCGGCTTTCTTCTCACAAACCTTGGCGGTTAATGACGAGACTGTGAAGTTCGAAATTTGGGATACTGCTGGGCAGGAGAGGTATCATAGCTTGGCTCCCATGTACTACAGGGGTGCTGCCGCCGCCATAGTTGTCTATGATATCTCGAATCAG GCATCCTTCACCCGTGCAAAGAAATGGGTTCAAGAACTTCAAGCCCAAG GAAACCAGAATACAGTAGTGGCTCTTGCTGGCAACAAAGCGGATTTGGTAGAGACTAGGCAGGTGCAGATAGAG GAAGCCAAGACATATGCGCAGGAGAACGGCCTCTTCTTCATGGAAACATCTGCTAAAACTGCAACCAATGTGAATGACATATTTTATGAGATTG CAAAGAGATTGCTTCAAGGGCAGGCGGCTCAGAACCCGCAGGCAGGGATGATTCTCTCCCAGAGACCCAACGAGAGAGTGGTTAGCGCGTCTTCATGCTGCTCCTGA